One Patescibacteria group bacterium DNA segment encodes these proteins:
- the metG gene encoding methionine--tRNA ligase, whose translation MDKKFYITTPIFYVNAAPHLGHAYADVIADTLARWHRNQGERTFFLSGTDEHGAKIVRAAEKVGLSTKEFVEKHRDEFKKLLTALGAQQDDFIYTSDSERHWPGAQAFWKKLVDAGDLYKATYKGLYCVGHEAFVTEKDLVDGKCVDHNQAPEEIAEENYFFRLSKYKDRIREAIASDQMQILPASRKKEILAFLGEGVEDISFSRPSKDISWGIPVPDDHEHTMYVWADALTNYISALGYGRSDDANFKIFWPADAHIIGKDILRFHAAIWPGMLLSAGLPLPRRLLVTGMIRSAGQKMSKTLGNVIDPHEFISAYGKDAFRYFLLREIPLGEDGDFTRERFANVYEGNLAHGMGNLVSRTAAMINKYFEGELHRPSAEALATVPTRRVLKHEVLASRVSLDGSALDVYFERDIAEEFGRAMFEYRLTDAITMLSGFFSLLDGYIQDYEPYRLVKTDPDKTKAVLWNVAIHIIRAARLLEAFMPETAAKMTRAFGVTIETKEDPVTLRVVSGEALFPSKVDGPKAD comes from the coding sequence ATGGATAAAAAATTTTATATCACGACGCCTATTTTTTATGTAAATGCGGCACCTCATCTCGGTCACGCATATGCTGATGTGATCGCCGACACGCTTGCGCGCTGGCACAGAAATCAGGGCGAGCGAACCTTTTTTTTATCAGGTACTGACGAGCATGGAGCAAAGATTGTGCGTGCGGCAGAAAAGGTGGGCCTTTCTACCAAAGAGTTTGTAGAGAAGCATCGCGATGAGTTCAAGAAATTGCTCACAGCACTCGGCGCCCAGCAAGATGATTTTATTTATACATCAGATAGTGAGCGGCATTGGCCGGGTGCACAGGCATTTTGGAAAAAACTTGTAGATGCAGGCGATTTGTATAAGGCGACATATAAAGGGCTTTATTGTGTTGGACATGAGGCGTTTGTCACCGAGAAAGATTTAGTTGATGGCAAATGCGTTGATCATAATCAAGCGCCCGAAGAGATCGCAGAAGAAAATTATTTTTTTAGACTCTCCAAGTATAAAGATCGTATCCGCGAGGCAATTGCATCTGACCAAATGCAGATCCTGCCTGCGAGTCGTAAAAAAGAGATTCTCGCATTTTTGGGAGAGGGGGTAGAAGATATTAGTTTCTCACGGCCTTCAAAAGATATTTCATGGGGTATCCCCGTACCAGATGATCACGAACATACGATGTATGTGTGGGCTGACGCGCTGACAAACTATATTAGTGCGCTTGGATACGGGCGCAGTGACGATGCAAATTTTAAAATTTTTTGGCCAGCCGACGCGCATATCATAGGCAAAGATATTCTACGATTTCATGCGGCCATTTGGCCGGGCATGTTGCTCTCAGCGGGCCTTCCATTGCCACGCCGGCTTTTGGTGACTGGCATGATTCGTTCGGCAGGACAGAAGATGAGTAAAACGCTCGGCAATGTGATCGATCCGCATGAGTTTATCAGTGCCTACGGCAAAGATGCGTTTCGTTATTTTCTCCTGCGTGAGATACCGCTCGGTGAAGACGGCGATTTTACACGCGAACGATTTGCCAATGTCTACGAGGGTAATCTCGCGCACGGCATGGGCAATCTTGTTTCGCGCACGGCTGCCATGATCAATAAATATTTTGAAGGCGAACTCCATCGACCGTCAGCGGAGGCACTTGCTACTGTGCCTACGCGCCGCGTACTCAAGCATGAGGTGCTTGCATCTCGAGTATCACTCGACGGATCCGCGCTCGATGTGTATTTTGAACGAGATATCGCCGAAGAGTTCGGGCGTGCGATGTTTGAGTATCGTCTCACTGATGCTATCACCATGCTCTCCGGTTTTTTCTCGCTCCTCGACGGATATATTCAGGATTATGAGCCGTATCGTTTGGTAAAAACTGATCCTGATAAAACAAAGGCGGTTTTGTGGAATGTGGCAATACATATCATTCGCGCCGCGCGCCTCCTCGAAGCGTTCATGCCCGAGACCGCGGCAAAGATGACGCGTGCATTTGGCGTGACGATTGAGACGAAAGAAGATCCGGTCACTCTTCGTGTCGTGTCAGGCGAAGCACTCTTTCCTTCAAAAGTAGATGGACCGAAGGCTGATTGA
- a CDS encoding TatD family hydrolase, whose protein sequence is MDRRLIDIHAHVNFNAFRDDGDEVMRRTLAGGVGMILVGSQYDTSARAIEYAERYPEGVWAAVGLHPIHVGDEIYVDAQEISASGVPGFSSRHEEFDYTKYKKLAIHPKTVAIGECGLDYFRSGGTEVGREKQFEVLRAHIKLAREVRKPLIIHCRNAYDDLARILTEEHADEVGGTIHFFAGTWADAQKFLDLGFGLSFTGVITFARDYDETVKNMPLDRIMVETDAPYVSPVPYRGRRNEPLYVEEIAKKVAELRGISFDEVAKATTENAKRIFKLI, encoded by the coding sequence ATGGACCGAAGGCTGATTGATATCCACGCGCATGTAAACTTCAACGCCTTTCGTGATGACGGCGATGAGGTGATGCGCCGTACGCTTGCAGGCGGTGTCGGCATGATTTTAGTCGGATCTCAATACGATACATCGGCGCGCGCTATTGAATATGCTGAACGATATCCTGAAGGTGTGTGGGCGGCGGTTGGCTTACATCCTATCCATGTGGGGGATGAGATTTATGTCGACGCGCAAGAAATATCAGCATCAGGCGTGCCAGGATTTAGCTCGCGTCACGAAGAGTTTGATTACACAAAATACAAAAAACTCGCCATACATCCAAAGACCGTGGCGATTGGCGAATGCGGCCTTGATTATTTTCGTTCAGGTGGCACAGAGGTAGGGCGCGAAAAACAGTTTGAAGTATTGCGCGCGCACATCAAACTTGCGCGCGAAGTTCGAAAACCGCTTATCATTCACTGTCGTAATGCGTACGATGATTTGGCGCGCATTTTAACCGAAGAGCATGCGGACGAGGTGGGTGGCACTATTCATTTTTTTGCGGGCACATGGGCTGACGCACAAAAGTTTTTAGATCTTGGCTTCGGTCTTTCGTTCACAGGCGTTATCACTTTTGCGCGCGATTATGATGAAACCGTAAAAAACATGCCACTCGATCGCATTATGGTTGAGACTGACGCACCCTATGTCTCTCCCGTACCCTATCGAGGACGACGTAATGAACCTTTGTATGTAGAGGAAATCGCTAAAAAAGTAGCCGAGCTCCGCGGCATCTCTTTTGATGAAGTAGCAAAAGCTACAACCGAAAACGCAAAAAGGATTTTTAAATTGATCTAA
- a CDS encoding lysophospholipid acyltransferase family protein: MRWPSESSSGPFRWLQAAHGFFKLPPSANTVRYCESVVKYATNNAKSFAKGGFLMQGLQLFFWRLRVLVRAVALTTYIAWFHHRGRGVVRNLTRHPRGSRSWSDKTRGRYIWRVARRFWAQPIINLARARIEVIGRGYLDDTGICVVAANHESAFDIPLAVGIIEGGRFIVKKEIARLPVFGKAALHGGQIIVDRSNNAQAVVAIKAGLVVWPNARLVIFVEGTRTRTGEMGPFKKGAFHIALDTKLPIVPMAISNAFRVLPPNSIMRVTPDVHVTVEFGKPIIVHASDTVLSLMTETRAQIERMRARHAARASP; this comes from the coding sequence ATGCGGTGGCCGTCAGAATCTTCGAGTGGGCCGTTCAGATGGTTACAGGCGGCGCATGGATTTTTCAAGCTGCCTCCTTCCGCAAATACTGTACGGTATTGCGAGAGTGTCGTCAAATATGCTACCAATAATGCGAAGTCCTTTGCGAAAGGAGGGTTCCTCATGCAGGGCTTGCAACTCTTTTTCTGGCGATTGCGAGTTCTCGTACGCGCGGTGGCACTCACGACATATATTGCTTGGTTCCATCATCGGGGTAGAGGTGTGGTGCGCAATCTCACGCGTCATCCTCGGGGTTCCCGGTCATGGAGCGACAAGACCCGTGGTCGCTACATTTGGCGTGTAGCACGGCGTTTCTGGGCGCAACCCATCATTAATTTGGCTCGCGCGCGAATCGAGGTGATTGGCCGCGGGTATCTCGATGATACGGGCATATGCGTAGTTGCCGCGAATCACGAAAGCGCTTTTGATATACCGCTCGCGGTCGGTATCATCGAGGGTGGGCGATTCATCGTGAAGAAGGAGATTGCTCGTCTTCCGGTGTTTGGCAAGGCCGCGCTCCACGGTGGGCAAATTATCGTCGATCGCAGTAACAACGCGCAGGCGGTTGTCGCAATCAAGGCGGGGCTTGTCGTGTGGCCCAACGCACGCCTCGTCATCTTCGTGGAGGGGACGCGCACGCGAACAGGTGAGATGGGCCCCTTCAAAAAGGGCGCGTTTCATATCGCACTCGATACCAAATTGCCGATTGTACCAATGGCGATCTCAAATGCATTCCGCGTACTTCCTCCAAACTCGATTATGCGCGTCACGCCCGACGTACACGTCACGGTCGAATTCGGTAAGCCCATCATCGTTCACGCATCGGACACCGTTTTGTCACTCATGACCGAAACGCGTGCTCAGATCGAGCGTATGCGAGCAAGACATGCTGCGCGCGCCTCACCTTGA